A part of Arachis hypogaea cultivar Tifrunner chromosome 12, arahy.Tifrunner.gnm2.J5K5, whole genome shotgun sequence genomic DNA contains:
- the LOC112726910 gene encoding putative disease resistance RPP13-like protein 1, producing MAGALIGGAFLSGFINVVFDRFLTKDSVNLILGKKLGSDLVERLKISLHAAEALVGDAEYKQLDNPSVKDWLNCLKDAVYMADDLLNVVLMKAATRKEVRSFWPISFLNPDRDMVDKMEGVVRRIEFLEKQKDFLGLKVIPKDNNLAWRASTSLVEGNIYGREDDQQALLKIISDNSESQLSVIPIVGMGGVGKTTLAKWVYSVIEGFDLKAWICISETFDVADIIKTIIEEVTRSPCTLQSLNSLQLELKRILWEKKFLIVLDDVWNDDADSWKKFKTPFHGGAKGSTMLLTTRIKEVASIVQTYPSYFLNELSEDYCWLVFADNSCFLKSNDNSALEEIGRKIVKKCKGLPLAAETLGRLLRGKEDVKEWNVVLTSDIWEFSMKNSKIVPALLISYFQLPAYLKRCFVYCSLYPKDHEFVKDELILLWIAEDLLRPLKKGETLEEVGRECFDELASRHFFKQHDHFYKMHDLLHDLAIFLAGDFYCRLELGNVEAMTTLTRHLSFESLSHLISENFGAIEYLRTFMRINFFSHLDNNDGVTFILMSKLKYLRVLSFSLFKGLDVLPDTIGELTYLRYLNLSKTSIKSLPESLCDLYNLQTLKLDECSSLTMLPNGMHRLVNLRHLCIWRTCLKEMPGGMSKLKQLHILHHFIMGKHEDNGIQELGGLLNIHGSFGIKNLENVVDVTQARSARILDKKHIDRLVLKWSSSDDMVSNTQTERDILGTLQPHNGLKILKIKGYRGTIFPNWVGHYSYQNMTGVCLESCNNCCMLPSLGQLPSLKALRIEGFGRLKSVGMEFYKNEGDHHSSPIAPFPALKTLEFWSMPCWEVWHLSDSETFPQLKNLQITNCPMLKGDMLNHLFLRIVSSFLDASKVHKLDISEDHEGWSRLVSLKGDTLSIKGCETVVESAFKAVSINHLTCIQEIRISHCSFAVSFPGNCLHKSLQKLTIWHCEKLEFPQQQQQKYDLVELQIHSSCDSLSSLSLDAFPNLKTLKISGCENLESVSISQPPHTALQRLSIHQCPKFMSFTGEGLAEPNLTHFEVNLCDKLEALPSDMNSLLPNLDSVDSREICRLPDGGLPPNLKQLIVNKQLRGLSSMGNFNTLTHLTIQGYVGVRSFPEVASLPHLPYLITLRLYWFPDLETLECNQLLCLNSLQKLKIGWCPKLENMTGEKLPPSLSLFKIKHCPLLGEHFKNKHQQLWPKISHILTIKVDDEQIF from the coding sequence ATGGCTGGTGCACTTATTGGTGGAGCTTTTCTTTCTGGCTTCATTAACGTTGTTTTTGACAGGTTCCTTACAAAAGATTCGGTCAACCTGATCTTGGGCAAGAAGCTCGGCTCTGACTTGGTTGAGAGGCTGAAGATTTCTCTGCATGCTGCTGAAGCTCTGGTTGGTGATGCTGAGTACAAGCAACTGGACAACCCATCTGTGAAGGATTGGCTCAACTGTCTGAAGGATGCTGTTTACATGGCTGATGACTTGCTGAACGTTGTCCTCATGAAAGCCGCCACTCGAAAGGAGGTACGTTCTTTCTGGCCCATTAGCTTCCTCAACCCAGATAGGGACATGGTAGATAAGATGGAAGGGGTGGTTAGAAGGATAGAATTTCTTGAAAAACAAAAGGATTTCCTTGGTCTGAAAGTGATTCCCAAGGACAATAACTTGGCATGGAGAGCATCCACATCTCTGGTGGAGGGGAATATATATGGCAGGGAGGATGATCAACAAGCCTTACTCAAAATAATAAGTGATAACAGTGAATCTCAGTTATCTGTGATCCCTATTGTTGGCATGGGTGGGGTTGGTAAAACAACCTTAGCTAAATGGGTGTACAGTGTCATAGAGGGATTTGATCTGAAAGCATGGATTTGCATCTCTGAAACATTTGATGTTGCTGATATTATAAAGACAATCATAGAGGAAGTTACTAGAAGTCCTTGTACTCTTCAGAGTTTAAATTCGCTTCAACTTGAATTGAAGAGAATCTTGTGGGAGAAGAAGTTTCTTATTGTTCTAGACGACGTCTGGAACGATGATGCTGATAGCTGGAAGAAATTTAAAACTCCTTTCCATGGTGGGGCTAAGGGAAGTACAATGCTTCTAACAACTCGCATCAAAGAGGTTGCCTCAATAGTTCAAACCTATCCCTCTTACTTTCTTAATGAGCTGTCGGAAGATTATTGTTGGCTAGTGTTTGCAGATAATTCATGTTTTCTAAAGTCAAACGATAATTCAGCACTAGAAGAAATTGGTAGAAAAATTGTCAAGAAGTGTAAGGGGTTGCCATTAGCTGCAGAAACCCTCGGGCGCTTGTTGCGAGGAAAGGAGGATGTTAAAGAATGGAATGTTGTTTTAACAAGTGACATCTGGGAATTTTCTATGAAAAATAGTAAAATTGTTCCAGCATTGTTAATAAGCTACTTCCAGCTCCCTGCCTATTTAAAGCGTTGTTTTGTTTATTGTTCGTTGTATCCCAAAGATCACGAATTTGTCAAAGATGAACTAATCTTGTTGTGGATAGCAGAAGATCTTTTAAGGCCATTGAAGAAAGGAGAAACTCTAGAAGAAGTTGGTCGGGAGTGCTTTGATGAACTAGCTTCCAGACATTTTTTTAAACAGCATGATCATTTTTATAAGATGCATGACCTATTGCATGACTTAGCAATTTTTcttgctggagacttctattgtAGATTAGAGCTTGGTAATGTAGAAGCTATGACTACTTTGACTCGTCATTTGTCCTTTGAAAGCTTGAGTCATCTGATCTCAGAAAATTTTGGTGCCATTGAATATTTGAGGACATTCATGCGAATTAATTTCTTTTCTCATTTAGACAACAATGATGGTGTAACATTTATCTTAATGTCAAAACTCAAATATTTGAGAGTTTTGTCATTTTCTTTATTCAAAGGACTTGATGTATTGCCTGATACAATAGGCGAATTGACTTACTTGCGTTACTTGAATCTCTCCAAGACAAGCATTAAGTCACTACCAGAATCATTGTGTGACCTGTACAATCTACAAACATTGAAGCTGGATGAGTGTTCTAGTTTGACTATGTTACCCAATGGCATGCATAGGCTTGTTAATTTGCGACATCTATGTATTTGGAGAACTTGTTTAAAAGAAATGCCAGGAGGAATGAGCAAATTGAAACAGTTGCACATTTTACACCACTTTATTATGGGCAAGCATGAAGACAATGGAATCCAAGAGTTGGGAGGCCTTTTAAATATTCATGGATCATTTGGGATTAAGAATTTGGAGAATGTTGTGGATGTCACACAAGCAAGGAGTGCAAGGATATTGGATAAGAAGCACATTGACCGCTTAGTGTTGAAATGGTCTTCAAGCGATGATATGGTTTCAAATACACAAACTGAAAGAGATATACTTGGCACCCTGCAACCACACAATGGGTTGAAAATATTGAAAATCAAGGGATACAGAGGTACAATATTTCCAAATTGGGTTGGACATTATTCATACCAAAATATGACTGGTGTATGTTTGGAGTCTTGTAACAATTGTTGCATGTTGCCTTCACTTGGACAGCTTCCATCTCTTAAGGCTTTGCGCATTGAAGGTTTTGGTAGGCTCAAGAGTGTTGGAATGGAGTTTTACAAGAATGAAGGAGATCATCATTCTTCTCCTATTGCACCGTTTCCTGCACTCAAGACATTGGAATTTTGGAGTATGCCATGTTGGGAGGTGTGGCACTTATCTGACTCAGAAACTTTTCCTCAACTCAAGAACCTTCAAATAACAAACTGTCCAATGCTAAAGGGAGATATGCTTAATCACTTATTCTTGAGAATAGTTTCTTCCTTTTTGGATGCTTCCAAAGTTCACAAACTAGATATATCGGAAGATCATGAAGGATGGTCTCGATTGGTGTCACTTAAGGGAGATACTTTATCAATTAAGGGATGTGAAACTGTGGTGGAGTCTGCATTTAAGGCAGTTAGCATCAACCACCTAACTTGCATACAAGAAATACGAATTTCACATTGTTCGTTTGCTGTATCCTTTCCTGGCAACTGTTTACATAAATCTTTGCAAAAGCTGACAATCTGGCATTGCGAAAAACTGGAATTCCCACAGCAACAGCAGCAGAAGTATGATTTGGTAGAGCTACAAATACACTCCAGCTGCGATTCACTGTCCTCATTGTCATTGGATGCCTTTCCAAATCTGAAGACTCTCAAGATATCAGGGTGTGAGAATCTGGAATCAGTTTCAATATCACAGCCACCACACACTGCTCTTCAACGTCTCTCCATCCATCAATGCCCcaaatttatgtcatttacagGAGAAGGACTGGCTGAACCCAACTTGACTCATTTCGAAGTTAACTTGTGTGACAAGTTGGAGGCATTGCCGAGTGACATGAATTCTCTTCTCCCAAATTTAGATTCTGTCGACAGCCGGGAAATTTGTAGGCTGCCAGATGGTGGTTTGCCGCCTAACTTGAAGCAACTTATTGTCAACAAACAACTGAGGGGTCTATCGTCGATGGGCAACTTCAACACCCTCACTCATCTTACCATTCAGGGTTATGTTGGTGTGAGGTCATTCCCAGAGGTAGCTTCTCTGCCTCACCTTCCCTACCTTATCACTTTGCGTCTGTATTGGTTTCCAGATCTCGAGACATTGGAGTGCAACCAGCTTCTCTGCCTCAACTCCCTCCAGAAATTAAAAATTGGATGGTGTCCAAAGCTGGAGAATATGACAGGAGAAAAGCTGCCTCCTTCTCTCTCACTATTTAAAATTAAACACTGTCCTTTGTTGGGAGAACACTTCAAGAACAAGCATCAACAACTTTGGCCCAAAATTTCCCACATCCTTACCATTAAAGTTGATGATGAACAAATTTTCTGA